One part of the Bacteroidia bacterium genome encodes these proteins:
- a CDS encoding M48 family metallopeptidase: MQVKTIISKTPILPLLLIASLILVSCSKVVFTDRKQVKLIPGSTLNEMSLSQYNDFLKNNKVVRSGTDAERVRRVGKRIQQAVEKYYRANGLADELKEFDWEFNLVDDKAVNAWAMPGGKIVVYSGILPVAKDDNGLAVVMGHELAHALAHHGNERMTQTLGLQGALAGIGVYMQSRNGQSQTAEEKQKAERTQSVFMAAMGLGAQVGVLLPFSRKHESEADQIGLYLMAIAGYDVYQAAPFWQRMQQKGGETPPEFMSTHPSPQTRANNLAEWAPEALQLAKSYK; this comes from the coding sequence ATGCAAGTCAAGACAATAATTAGCAAAACCCCCATCCTTCCCCTTTTACTTATCGCCAGTTTGATCCTGGTTTCTTGTTCGAAAGTAGTTTTTACGGATCGGAAACAGGTAAAGCTGATTCCCGGTTCTACTTTAAATGAAATGAGTTTGTCCCAATACAATGATTTCCTGAAAAATAATAAGGTGGTCAGAAGCGGGACTGATGCGGAAAGGGTTCGTAGGGTAGGGAAGCGAATCCAGCAGGCCGTTGAAAAATATTATCGGGCAAATGGACTGGCAGATGAATTGAAGGAGTTTGATTGGGAATTTAACCTGGTGGATGATAAAGCAGTCAATGCCTGGGCCATGCCGGGAGGTAAGATTGTAGTTTATTCCGGAATTTTGCCTGTCGCTAAAGATGATAATGGCTTAGCTGTTGTTATGGGGCATGAATTGGCACATGCACTAGCGCATCACGGAAACGAGCGAATGACCCAAACCCTGGGATTGCAGGGAGCCCTCGCAGGGATCGGTGTATATATGCAATCTCGCAATGGGCAATCACAAACGGCAGAAGAAAAACAAAAGGCCGAAAGAACCCAGTCGGTATTTATGGCGGCTATGGGACTTGGTGCTCAAGTAGGCGTATTGCTTCCGTTTAGCCGGAAACATGAATCTGAAGCGGATCAAATCGGTTTGTATCTCATGGCAATTGCCGGTTATGATGTGTACCAGGCTGCACCTTTCTGGCAGCGTATGCAACAAAAAGGGGGAGAAACGCCTCCTGAATTTATGAGTACCCACCCTTCTCCTCAAACCCGAGCGAATAATCTGGCAGAATGGGCGCCTGAAGCCCTTCAATTGGCCAAAAGTTATAAATAA
- the rpmB gene encoding 50S ribosomal protein L28 — protein sequence MARVCQVTGKKTISGNHVSKSNNKVKRKFYPNLFKKKFYLPEEDRWISLKVSAKGIRDINKKGITAVVKEMRARGQKV from the coding sequence ATGGCTAGAGTTTGTCAAGTTACCGGAAAGAAAACTATCTCTGGAAACCATGTTTCCAAATCAAACAATAAAGTAAAGCGTAAGTTTTACCCTAACCTCTTCAAGAAAAAGTTTTACCTTCCTGAAGAAGATCGTTGGATCAGCCTGAAAGTTTCTGCTAAAGGCATTAGAGATATCAATAAGAAAGGAATCACTGCGGTTGTCAAAGAAATGAGAGCCCGTGGTCAAAAAGTATAA